The Silene latifolia isolate original U9 population chromosome 4, ASM4854445v1, whole genome shotgun sequence region tctccttcatcgtcgtcatcttcatggtagtatttggtgaatatgcaacaaaatataaattaaatatcagattttataaggagaaaatggccAAAATGAAAAAATAAATTGATATAGATTTAATGTTAACCAAATATACATTGCTGAAATTCTCATCTGTGCCTTCAGAACAACCATAATGTTCATTGCACAAAGAGCTTATGTGCCTCCATATAAGAGTGATGATTTTGGAAGGTAAATACTATGCGCTATGcttgtataatttaataattatttaacattaatgtaatatgctttaacaagaaaccaaattatacatacctgtcagatggtttgtttctttgcaagtcctagagttgtgtccttggcggccacatgttttgcagtacctcttctcttttcctctcttctttaGGGCTTTTAACATTTGTGATTCAATTCTCTTGCCCTTGGTCCTGCCCTTGTTTTTATATTTTTTAGGAACATGAATCACCAACTTCTCAGGTATTTTGCAGCCCACgtacttttctatttctttcatctTGTCTTTGTTCTTTGCTGGAAAACTTCTGTTACTAATCATATCCAATCTAATATCTCTCAGTTTTTCAATCAAAAGCTTCATGTCATTATCATCACACTCAGCTACGCTGACACAAGAATAAACCTCTTGCCACAGCTCAATACGCAAACTTTTTCGGTCAGAAAACTTTTGAGAGACATCTATCAGTTTGCCATCTTTATCAAAGACAGGCTTACTCATTGCAGCTTTTGTCCATCTTTGCATTATGTACTGTTCTGGTATTTTCTGAAAATCTTGGTTGTGTAGAATCCAAAGGCGATTGCTCGCACAACAAGCCCATTCTCCGAAACATAGAACAGAACAAGTAATCTCCATGTTATCTGGTGAATATGCTACGTTCCATGACTTATTTGGCATCTGCAAGTCTgttagaatatatatttttgtctcatcaatcttctccACATCTTTAAAACGGCAATCAGACAAAGCTGCAACCAATTCTGTTTGGAAGTCTTTAAAAATGTTGTGCGAGTACATTTCAGAAGCATGGACTTCAAGGTTTGACTTTGTTTTCCGTGGGATTTCAGAGTGTTTGTTCTCACTGTTCAACTTGGACTGCTTGTGTCTTTGTGCTTCCAAGGCACTCTCATAGTACACTCAAAACTCAACAAGGGTCAAATGAGGTGTGAGGAACCTGTCAAAGAAACTGTTTTCACTCTCAGACCTAGAAGTAACCCTCATCAAGCCAGACATGGAAACATCTTTAAAATAGGCAGGGATCCACTGTTCCTTGAGATCGTATAAATCTGAAAATCACTCGTGTTCTACAAGTTGATAATCAGTCATTATCTTCCCCCATTGTTCTTCGAATTCATCAGGCTCAAGTTGGTTGTTCCAAACGCACCTATTGAGCCTGGTCTTAAAATCCTCATCTTGAAACAGTTGATAACTGACTTTTTCTCTTAGTTTCTTCATTATGTGCCACATGCACAGTCTGTGTGTTGACTCCTTAAACACTTTCGGGACTACCGACTTCATTGATTTGTCCTGATCGTAATTATAATTCTCTTACTGGCACCCGCCATTGCTTCCAAAAATGTCTTGAACAGCCATGTATAACACTCAATACTTTCATCACCTATCAACCCAGCTCCAAAGGTTATGCACCTTTTGTGGTGATCAACTCCTGTGAAAGGCATAAAcaccatatcgtacttgtttgttccATATGTAGCATCTGCTGATAACACCTCGCCGAACAGATGTAGTTCTTTATGCGAGATCGGATCCGCCCAAAACACTCAAACCCGGACACTTGTTTTCATCTActataaaatcaaagtaaaataAACTGCATGTGTCTTTTCTCCCAATGAGATTTTCAACAAACATTTGCGCATCAAAATTACCAATGTAGGTTTTTATGTCCCTGACAAAGTTTTTGAAATCAACCTCGGTAGCCCCAATGTTGTCGTAACCTCCACACAGCTCCTTCCAACCTCTATAGGCTTTCACACCACCTAGTTTTAGCACCTTTACCTTTGTGACAAATTGCTTCTGTACCACTGTCATTTTTCGGTTTCCTTTCAAGAATATTGTAGATTCAGGCGAAGCAAGTGGATGGTTATGCGCTTCATCAAATCTGGTAACAATATAAGTTCCATTTTCTTGGTATTTAAACTGCACTAATGCACGACAGTCAATTCTTGTAATCGGCCTCACACGGCTTACATCTGTCACATCAGATTCTGCATCATTCTCAGCAGTATCAGTATCAGTATCAGTCCTATTCCTTTTCCTACTTTCCTTTTGGTCGTGTTCCCTTttgagggtttagttttcagtacttttcgttaggagcacctagaccaaaacacaatttataacttcacaaacaactctacaattagtaaagaggcaagtaaagatcggatcccaagggacgggaattgagatgagattttctattgtaactagtggtgtctaagggtgtcaaaatttggggtttgaagtagaagatcactaaactaaatagcaatgaaagtaaataaccaagatgattaaaaagggatgtaaacaattgataaaaggcactagggtgtcatggggtcataggggattcatgggaattgatcatacaaacatattctcaaattataagcaagcaattattgttgtgatggatcgagttgatttatatcttacaatcctaggaaagtttgggtcccggagccgaatcgattagattgtacaacacctacaagtcgacttaatatttcctactcaactatatacatggtctaatgagactcgagttggtttatgtcttacaagtctcattgaaaagataagtgatgggtagaaaatgcaaggattcataggctcacatttcatcaaacataacatgtgcataagttgagatcacaacaagcaagcaaataaactatgaaaacatattaatttaagcatgaatcaatccccatgttggtttcccctaattacccattaaccctagctaaggaaactactcactcattatcatgttgaacatgctagcaaggttgtcaatcataccaacaaagtgaaacatgatgaataaatgaagataattaactataattaaaaagggattaatagaattatacctactaatgattccaataataaagcaaagaataatagaaatacttgatgcttgattggaaggttgtcaatctcccaataataacccaaataatcttcaattacccaaaataaaggatgaacaaaagagagattaaggaaatgaaacttgtattaaaacatgattaaatgttgattacaagattaaagagagatttgattgatattaactacactaaagattgctaagaagaacatgctcttctaattagactaatggggtatttatagtggggattaggtacataaattagggttaactaagggcttaaatgacgattaagtccttgaggaatctccggtctctagggagactccggtctccttttcgccggtcttagaaaaagatgcgcatccttccttgaagcttgtagaagacgaaaaggctgttagggaatccgggcgtccagggcacgagacgggcggatttgggtgattctggacgggcgtccaacTGAGGAAGACCGGCGGATTctgggtgttttggacgggcgtccacagggggaagacgctcggattgtggatgctggacgggcgtcttgtggacaatccgcccggattgtcttacagcttctttccttcttcttttcttcctttttcttcattgaatccttgaggatttcctcagggaagcaaggatcttttctcatcattgcccatctactatagtatgtacaaaggccttctaatcttgtctctccttgatgcttggtcattgaattcaatcaatttagcttcattttgccatgaaaatgcaaggtttgcactcctttcctaccaaggacacaaaacctcaaagaatatgcaaaacaaaggactaaagacaataaatgacccaagtatgcgctaaaaagcatgggaacaaggctaattcggggactaaatgtgcttaaattatggtcacatcaaatatccccaaaccgaacctttgctcgtcccgagtaaagaggtgacaaaggctaggaccgttatttaaactaacctaataacatagccgatatgagacaattagcgggtctcactccgccccttcaactcacaacaagacaaccatgaggtaggatgccttcttgcaaggcaaggtgggtcttgccaaaatggcgacacatccaaaaattaagcacacaaaatcaagtaatggatgcatctacaaaagaatagccactttcctcatctaagtggcggaaattatctacaagggaagcaattcaagggtaaacactccttcatagatgccatttcttcaaactactaagcctagaaggatatcaataaatcacctccaaattgtgtcaagctagggtacctttgtcctcaatcgttaaatgcttttgtcaagagtagactccctatggtgttagaaacactggaggatcgcggaattccctttcttgcctagacaagaagaagggtcgtcccctctctaccatgctcaaaaatggatatgatggataaagggatccaTTGATATTTgcgtttcattttgggagttttctttgttgttgtttttccccccaatttcttgtggcatataacatttgagaacactttcttttgccatttcttttgatgtttggcaattcaatacttgaaaactttcaacttttctttgcatttctttttgaacattttcaaagtcaccccatatgtagtgagagtggcttatatttgaagctttaggagtctatttttgctcctcttttcatttgatgcattttgcaaactttctttcacttttcatttcattgaactcaaatcaatttctttttgtgcccattccctttgatgacaaaaatgtggtagaacatggatgatggatgcatggtttcaagggtcaccttggaataaacggtagccaaggagttatcacaccacaaggtactcttgactaggccttaatccatgggtcaaaggatactagcatgacacatcctagggtgttttacaagtattctaacaagcaaagtcttaagaagaaaaagcatctactagggcctatatacacttgtcaagtttcccaagtagacggtttcgcaaaatttttctaacatgcaaactacatgccatgatgcaactaacatatatacatcctaatgcatatgattctaccaactaatatgacat contains the following coding sequences:
- the LOC141651513 gene encoding protein FAR1-RELATED SEQUENCE 5-like, with product MSTSDATTSSSTNNSFKTPRTRIETLNALQYIPFCPEEKKPKVGQVFETLESRKRVILQRILYNLEHDQKESRKRNRTDTDTDTAENDAESDVTDVSRVRPITRIDCRALVQFKYQENGTYIVTRFDEAHNHPLASPESTIFLKGNRKMTVVQKQFVTKVKVLKLGGVKAYRGWKELCGGYDNIGATEVDFKNFVRDIKTYIGVDHHKRCITFGAGLIGDESIECYTWLFKTFLEAMAGANLYDLKEQWIPAYFKDVSMSGLMRVTSRSESENSFFDSALEAQRHKQSKLNSENKHSEIPRKTKSNLEVHASEMYSHNIFKDFQTELVAALSDCRFKDVEKIDETKIYILTDLQMPNKSWNVAYSPDNMEITCSVLCFGEWACCASNRLWILHNQDFQKIPEQYIMQRWTKAAMSKPVFDKDGKLIDVSQKFSDRKSLRIELWQEKFSSKEQRQDERNRKVRGLQNT